From a single Sporosarcina oncorhynchi genomic region:
- a CDS encoding GNAT family N-acetyltransferase produces MRIREIEEKDNGLIENIIKRSLESFGLAIPGTAYFDPQLGSLAQFYKQQPNANYWVLVDDNDHVVGGVGIAPFGQQSGVCELQKLYIAPNAQGGGHSKKLMETALDFAQQHYAYCYLETMNKLEVANSLYTKVGFQLLDEPLDGSEHSTMDAWYMKELA; encoded by the coding sequence ATGCGTATTCGTGAAATTGAAGAAAAAGACAATGGCCTAATCGAGAACATCATTAAACGTTCATTGGAATCATTCGGGTTGGCTATTCCCGGCACAGCTTATTTTGACCCTCAGCTCGGCAGCCTAGCTCAATTTTACAAGCAACAACCGAATGCAAACTATTGGGTACTTGTTGACGACAATGATCACGTCGTTGGCGGTGTCGGCATTGCGCCTTTCGGTCAGCAATCCGGTGTTTGTGAACTGCAGAAGCTTTATATCGCACCAAACGCGCAAGGCGGCGGTCACTCCAAGAAACTGATGGAAACGGCACTCGATTTTGCACAACAGCATTATGCGTATTGCTATTTGGAAACGATGAACAAACTGGAAGTTGCGAATTCCCTTTACACGAAAGTAGGGTTCCAGCTTCTCGATGAGCCGCTGGACGGTTCAGAGCATTCTACGATGGATGCTTGGTATATGAAAGAATTAGCATAA
- a CDS encoding CBS domain-containing protein, with the protein MQIIISHVNTDFDALASMIAAKKLYPDAQLILSDKLETRVQRFLNIYRDMFDFLPASHVDWENVTEMIIVDVASLSRIGKLPSDFDPNTRNIIVYDHHPKDEKDVQYDEGIIELTGAAVTLLLEEIQNRNVPITSFEASLFGLGIYTDTGNFTYNNTTARDLQMAGFLVGQGMNLEMIQRFSEETLTPPQQQLLENLLLHTEIHEVDGLDIAISTYALEKFQNGLAMVTHKLHGMKGTDAAIAVVKMKNSVCVVGRANSERISLQPILQKLGGGGHRHAGSATVKKGDPDAILKQIIEDLDLMLKPAITAKELMARPVKTLSPQTTIEEAGRLMYRYGHSGYPIVEDGKLVGLITRRDLDKANHHGLGHAPVKAYMTTNVITIGPDATLEEIQELVIEHNIGRLPVIENRDIIGIVTRTNIIEVLHQDVLADAKLEEGLSTEKLMEKMEQQLPEDVYRLLKEIGETASELETPVFLIGGIVRDILLDRPNEDIDIVAEGDGIRLARGLKDAYGGEVVEHESFGTATWLTTSGLSIDVVSSRLEYYEKPAALPEVETSVLGDDLQRRDFTINAMAIRLNEEAFGELIDPFGGQLDLVNKNIRILHNISFIEDPTRIFRAIRFEERFGFRMDEQTEKFALESIDKVVHVSPQRINEEMKRLFKEGKPEKVLRRLFQLQVFQQFGIQEAQMEAACTSATTLVKLYWEQAQTESAIDEEQPSAFEYFLLPFYGDDKLFASAKFALTKKDLNLLEEITELQTETNWSEATQPGDIHLRLHTYSDEAILFVLAAEQIPGHDSVIAYLHLRRSLSKLLTGADLMTAGMKPGPHFSAILLNMEACQLNGDITSKDDALQWLSNYEENRIREVTADEIDTR; encoded by the coding sequence TTGCAGATTATTATTTCACACGTCAATACAGACTTTGACGCGCTCGCTTCTATGATTGCAGCAAAAAAACTCTATCCGGACGCGCAACTCATCCTTTCCGACAAACTGGAAACCCGTGTACAACGTTTTCTAAACATTTACCGAGATATGTTCGACTTTCTGCCAGCTTCACATGTGGACTGGGAAAACGTGACGGAAATGATCATTGTAGACGTCGCTTCGCTATCGCGCATCGGTAAACTCCCGTCCGATTTCGATCCGAACACGCGCAACATCATCGTCTACGACCACCATCCGAAAGATGAAAAGGATGTGCAATATGATGAAGGCATCATCGAACTGACAGGCGCTGCCGTTACACTGCTTCTTGAAGAAATACAAAATCGCAATGTGCCGATTACAAGCTTTGAAGCCTCGTTGTTCGGCCTCGGCATCTATACGGATACAGGCAACTTCACATATAACAATACGACTGCGCGTGACCTGCAGATGGCCGGTTTTCTAGTCGGACAAGGCATGAACCTTGAAATGATCCAGCGGTTCTCAGAGGAAACACTGACGCCTCCACAACAGCAATTACTGGAGAATCTTCTCTTGCATACGGAAATCCATGAAGTGGACGGTCTTGACATTGCCATCAGTACATATGCGTTGGAAAAGTTCCAGAACGGACTTGCTATGGTCACCCATAAATTACATGGCATGAAAGGAACGGATGCAGCGATTGCCGTTGTCAAAATGAAAAACTCCGTCTGCGTCGTTGGGCGTGCGAATTCAGAACGGATTTCGCTTCAACCGATTTTGCAGAAACTCGGGGGCGGCGGTCATCGGCACGCGGGTTCGGCCACTGTTAAAAAAGGAGACCCGGACGCGATTTTAAAGCAAATCATTGAAGATCTTGACCTGATGCTTAAGCCCGCTATTACGGCTAAGGAACTAATGGCGCGTCCTGTGAAGACACTGTCGCCACAGACAACGATTGAAGAAGCAGGCCGTCTCATGTATCGGTACGGCCATTCGGGTTATCCGATTGTCGAGGATGGCAAATTAGTTGGTCTGATTACGCGCAGGGATTTGGATAAAGCGAATCACCACGGGCTTGGACATGCTCCTGTAAAAGCGTATATGACAACGAATGTCATTACGATTGGTCCCGATGCGACGCTGGAAGAGATTCAGGAACTTGTTATCGAGCATAATATCGGCAGGTTGCCCGTTATCGAAAACCGCGATATCATCGGCATTGTTACACGGACAAATATTATTGAAGTGTTGCATCAAGATGTGTTGGCGGATGCTAAGCTTGAAGAAGGTTTGAGCACGGAAAAACTGATGGAAAAGATGGAACAACAGCTGCCTGAAGATGTCTACCGTCTATTGAAAGAGATTGGAGAGACAGCAAGCGAACTAGAGACGCCTGTTTTTCTAATTGGTGGGATTGTCCGGGACATTTTGCTCGACCGGCCGAATGAAGACATTGACATTGTAGCTGAAGGTGATGGAATTCGCCTTGCCAGGGGCTTGAAAGATGCGTATGGTGGTGAAGTTGTGGAGCATGAAAGCTTCGGCACGGCGACATGGTTGACCACATCTGGCTTATCCATCGATGTCGTATCATCCCGTCTTGAATACTACGAAAAGCCGGCAGCATTACCGGAAGTCGAGACATCTGTATTAGGCGATGATTTGCAGCGGCGCGATTTCACGATTAATGCGATGGCAATCCGGCTGAATGAAGAAGCATTCGGTGAACTGATTGACCCGTTCGGGGGGCAACTAGATCTTGTGAACAAGAACATTCGAATTCTCCATAACATTAGCTTCATCGAAGACCCAACTCGTATTTTTCGGGCGATTCGCTTTGAAGAGCGTTTTGGGTTTCGGATGGATGAACAAACTGAGAAATTTGCACTCGAGTCCATTGATAAGGTCGTTCATGTATCTCCTCAACGGATTAATGAAGAGATGAAGCGACTCTTCAAGGAGGGTAAACCTGAGAAGGTGCTTCGCCGTCTGTTCCAGTTGCAAGTGTTCCAGCAATTTGGCATTCAGGAAGCGCAAATGGAAGCCGCATGTACATCAGCAACTACACTTGTGAAATTGTATTGGGAGCAGGCACAGACAGAGTCCGCTATAGACGAGGAACAACCGAGCGCGTTCGAGTACTTCCTCTTGCCGTTCTACGGCGATGACAAACTTTTTGCGTCAGCGAAATTCGCTTTAACGAAGAAAGATTTGAATTTGCTCGAGGAAATTACAGAACTGCAAACAGAAACGAACTGGTCAGAGGCTACCCAACCGGGCGATATCCACTTGCGGTTGCATACCTATTCGGATGAAGCCATTCTTTTCGTACTTGCGGCGGAACAAATCCCTGGGCATGATTCCGTCATTGCTTACTTGCATCTTCGACGATCCCTGTCCAAGTTGTTGACAGGAGCTGATCTGATGACAGCGGGAATGAAACCCGGTCCGCATTTCTCAGCTATTTTGTTGAACATGGAAGCCTGTCAATTAAACGGAGACATCACCTCAAAAGATGATGCTTTGCAATGGCTTTCGAATTACGAGGAGAACAGGATCCGAGAAGTGACCGCTGATGAAATAGACACGCGTTAA
- a CDS encoding aminotransferase class V-fold PLP-dependent enzyme, producing MTYYYRIAQFPQDAKRIHELNYKTFVEEIPQHRPNENGLMVDRFHNENTYVLCLKEEEIIGMIALRSTRPFSLDNKIGQIEDRLADPPKNPVEIRLLAIDSAHRTGRAFFGLMQALVNWCLKAGHDAAVISGTVRELKLYTRMGFVPFAEPVGTEEATYIPMIIVHDTFEQGAAKRLGLPMVNLLPGPVSIAESVQQALGKEPVSHRSPAYAQLLTSTTDMLKELTGANHLQLLQGTGTLANDAVAAQLSRIAGKGLILVNGEFGRRLTDHAKRFGLSFDCSEKDWGKAFCMKQLEDQFQSHHYDWVWFVHLETSTGIVNDLERLTKLAKENGIRVAVDCASSLGTIPVNLTKVDFASSVSGKGLASYAGLSFVCHHAEIEPDETLPRYLDLGLYGMKGGIPFTQSSNLLNALHQSLMNILESPTQHFEHIYLQTQRLREGIAHLGFRLLSAETASNSNVLTIELPPNESSKKLGDDLFLNGFRVHYESEYLTERNWLQLAVMNDVGDVAVERLLDVLKHLKKCRPTCLE from the coding sequence ATAAAACGTTTGTGGAGGAAATTCCACAACATCGTCCGAACGAAAATGGTCTGATGGTCGACCGATTCCATAATGAAAATACGTATGTGCTCTGTCTCAAAGAAGAAGAAATTATCGGGATGATTGCGCTGCGTTCGACACGTCCGTTTTCATTGGATAATAAAATTGGACAGATTGAAGATCGTTTAGCAGATCCACCAAAGAATCCGGTAGAAATTCGATTGCTTGCGATTGACTCTGCGCACCGAACAGGACGGGCGTTTTTTGGACTCATGCAAGCGCTAGTGAATTGGTGTCTGAAAGCGGGGCATGATGCTGCAGTTATTTCGGGAACTGTCCGGGAACTGAAACTGTATACGAGAATGGGTTTTGTCCCGTTTGCGGAACCGGTTGGTACGGAAGAAGCAACGTATATTCCGATGATCATCGTCCACGATACATTTGAGCAAGGTGCGGCGAAACGTCTTGGCTTGCCAATGGTGAATTTGTTGCCTGGCCCTGTCTCGATTGCTGAAAGTGTTCAGCAAGCACTAGGGAAGGAACCGGTTTCCCATCGTTCTCCTGCTTACGCTCAGCTGCTCACATCGACGACGGACATGTTAAAAGAACTGACTGGCGCGAACCATCTACAGTTACTGCAAGGAACGGGAACACTCGCAAACGATGCAGTTGCCGCTCAGTTGTCACGGATAGCTGGCAAAGGGCTTATTCTCGTCAATGGTGAATTCGGCCGTCGCTTAACCGACCATGCGAAACGGTTTGGTTTGTCGTTTGACTGTTCGGAAAAGGACTGGGGCAAAGCATTTTGTATGAAGCAACTTGAAGACCAGTTTCAATCACATCACTATGACTGGGTCTGGTTTGTACATCTTGAAACATCGACAGGAATAGTAAATGATTTGGAACGACTAACGAAGCTCGCTAAGGAAAACGGTATCCGAGTCGCTGTCGATTGCGCTAGCTCCCTCGGAACGATCCCGGTCAATTTGACGAAGGTGGATTTTGCATCTTCTGTCAGTGGAAAAGGATTGGCGAGTTACGCGGGGCTCAGCTTTGTATGTCATCATGCAGAAATTGAGCCTGATGAAACATTGCCGCGTTATTTAGACCTCGGCCTCTACGGAATGAAAGGCGGCATCCCGTTCACGCAATCGTCCAATTTACTGAATGCATTGCATCAGTCGCTCATGAATATTCTAGAAAGTCCGACGCAACATTTCGAGCACATCTACTTACAGACACAACGGCTACGTGAAGGGATTGCGCATCTCGGTTTCCGTCTATTATCTGCAGAAACTGCAAGTAATTCAAATGTGCTCACGATTGAACTGCCTCCTAACGAATCTTCAAAGAAACTTGGGGACGACTTGTTTCTCAACGGTTTTCGAGTGCATTATGAGAGTGAGTATTTGACAGAGCGCAATTGGTTGCAACTTGCGGTGATGAACGACGTGGGAGACGTTGCCGTTGAGCGGCTGTTGGATGTACTGAAACATTTGAAAAAGTGTCGTCCCACATGCTTAGAATAA